AAGGAGATAGCCCAATACGTTTTTTCTTCGTATTCTTTTTATCAACCACTTCTAAAAAAGAGATGTCATCATCATAATTCGGCATCAAAGATGCCCTTATATTATTCGTCTCTACTTCAGATAACTCATCTGACTGGGTTATTAAGACCTGCCCTTCTCGGAGATCATGAGCGCAGACACAAATGGTGGAACAGATATAGAAAAACAAAATAATAATATATTTCATCTGGGTTCTCTAGCTTTCGCATTGCTTAATAACTTTGAGGTATTGAAGCAGACATCTTTAAAAACGCGCCGACTATAAATTTTATTAACGTTTTGGCGTCGCGGTATCACGTGATTCTTGATACCCTCCTTTTTATCAAACAGACCGCTGTTTATTACTCTAGTGATATCGTCTGTCACGTCATCAGACGCACCTCGGTCTGCTATATCATATAACTTTTTTCGAACCCAAAATGCCAATGCAGACCTAACAGCGTAAATCGGTTGGTCCACTAATTCAGGATTGGCTTCAAAATCTATTTTTTCGCCCCAAATTTTCTCATGGTCTCTGGTGAAATTTCGATAATTATCACGCCCGGTAAGTTGATGTAAGCCACGACCTCTATAGCGCCAACCATCCCCCGGTTGTGTGTTTCCAAGCTCAAATCCAGGTTTTCTATTTTCATCAGCCATCGCATTGTTCGCGATCGCCTCTACGTTGCGTGCATCTCTTTTACAACGATCTCTATGACCATTATAATAAGAATATCTGCTAGTGAATAACCCCTCTTCGTCATAATTCAGATTTTCGGCGAAAGCCAAGCTAGGCCCTGTTTCATGCTTCGCTTGAGCGATAAAATGCGTGAGCCGAAGCTCGTTATCAATTTTCCCATCATTGATATTTATGTTAAGACCTTCAGCAACAATACTTATTCTCTTTGCGTTTCCGTGAGGCCAAACAGCGCGAATCATTGCTTCAGTCACGAGTTGGCAGCATTTGCCGGATAAACACCCTGGATCTTCGCTTGACCCCTGCTGCTCGGCTGCGCGTTCTGCGCTTTTCACCGGGTCATCTTTAACTACAGGATCACTTGAAGCTGTACTTGATGACCCACTCCCCTCCGAAGTTGAGCTTGGCAATGATGCCGCTTTGACAGGTGAAGAGAAAATACTTTCGATTGCACCAGAAATTCCTTGGAAAAATTCCTTACTCATTTCATTTCTTTCCAAAAATTCGCAAAAATATCAAAAACAACAGCTCCGATTTGATGCCGACCTTTTTCAACATTAGGCTGTGCAATCGCCTGGGATGCCCATGGGAATAGCGGGTCGCCACCAAAATTTGATCCGAAATACATCGCAGCGACAACATAAGCAACGAGATCGCTGCCAGACAGGTTGAAGCGGTGTTGCGCCAAGCCGCCGGCTTGGCTAATGAACGCATTGACCTGCTCCACACCAAGGCGTTGACACCGTGTGGGCCAGATATTGCTTAAAATACCTCGAATATGGTCATAGGTCAGCTGATCCGAAGGGCTGGAATAGATCCTCTCGAACCCTAAGAGTATACGCTTGGGGCGCGCCAGATCTTTATGGATATCCGCAACATGCGCACTCACAACCTCGGTCAAGCCCGCCATGTAAGGCGCGTAAGCGCGCTCATTCTCAGAAAACCAGCCAATGGATGTCAAAGTAGTACGATATTGCGAATCATCCTCAAAATAGCATCCCAAAAACGCAACAGCGATCAAATATTTGAATTGGTCCTTCTCAGAAGCAATCCCTTTTGCCTTAGCTTTTTGACTGGCGATGCGGACCACCTGGCGGAGCGAGTCATCCGTTAACGCAGCGGCTTTCTGCGGAAACTGATCTCGGAAGAATGCCATGGCGCGCGTCTCATAGCGATAGGCCCTGAAACGCTCGAAACCGTCAAGTTCCACATCAGACAGCACTGGAATGCCCTTCGCTTTGACACCTACGAGGTTTTCAAAGCAAGGCCGGATCAGCCAAGCATTTTGCGACTCTGGTTGATCGCCTGCAATCAAGGCCACGCGCTGATCATCGCGCATATAGAGCCATTGAACAATCTTCTGGGGAAGATCCCTGATACTGTCAAAATAGCAAGGCGTGATTTGCGGGTCCCAATATCGAAAAAAGACCCATCTCTTGTCCTGCTCAACCTGGAGACGTGTAAATTTTCTTAAATGCGACCAAATTTCATCCATCGATGCAGTGGTTCGTAGCAGTATTCCAACATTCTTGCCCCAGTATTTTCGGAAGAAGTTGCGATGGAACGGCGACCCCGGCGCGGGTTCCTCACCAGACCGGTTCCCCAAGCTCATATCGACCAGATATGGGGCGCTCTTTTTAAGCTCTTCCGCTGCCCCGCCTTTGAACAAGCAGCGATAGGCCAATCCGCTTTGTTCAAGGATTTCTGGCAGATTGGGGACTTTGGCCGCGTCGAGAATAGCATAGGTCTTCAACTGAGGAACGGCATCGAGCGAACCAAATTTCTCGATTTCGGCCTCTGTGGGATCCGATTGACCAAAGAACGGCTCGTAAAGCACATCAGGAACCGTTTTCTTCGGCAATGTCCCGAACTGGCTGTCCAGCGGCTCTACATCTCGGATCTCTTCGATCCTGAGATAAGGCTGCTCTGCATCTGAATTTCCAGCAAAGGCGGGGTCCGCCCCAATGCCCAACCAATAGTCCTCGTCCAAACCGGCCTAACGTCAAAAAACTTGCTCAAAACTGCTGCGGACTATGCGACAGGATTAGGGCAAGAACAAGATCAATGCTATCAAAATGGAAAACAGGAAAGTCAGAGATTCTTCCGAGTTTCATAAGTTTTTTTGCGCTTATCTGGCTCCAAACCGCGGGGGTTATCGCCTTGATAACTACTCAATATAAGGGCGCAAATAATCCATCTCGCACCCCCCGCCACCGAGCTTAAATGGCGACATAACACCTGCCCTGATCTCAGTGCAATCTGGGCGGGAAAATACGCAATCTATGGCTAGGCTGCACGCCCTGAATTTACGACATCAAGAACTTTACAAGCGCGATCAAAACGAGCGTCGCGATCGCACCAACGGGAGCCATATACCAGCGGCTCTGCGCCTGAACGGCCGTGTCGGTTCTTTGAGAAGGTAGAGTGGTCAGGGACACGGTCGCTGAGGTCCAGGCGGCAGAACCACCGATACGCCAGGTTCAGATGCACCTCCTCGCACAGCCGCCGCTCTGACCGGATGCCGAAGCAATACCCTACCAGCAGCATTCGGATCAGCAGCTCTGGATCGACTGAGGGGCGCCCCGTGTGGCTGTAGAAATCGGCAAGGTAGGTTCGGATCCCGGAGAGGTCCACGAACCGATCAATGGAACGCAGCAGGTGGTTCTGCGGGACATGATCCTCCAGAGAAAACTCGTAGAACAGCGCCGGTTGCGCCTCCTGCCGCGGTCCCATCATCGCCGATCCTCCCGTCCCTTGCAGGAATTGAATCAGCCGATGGCCCTTCGATCAAGCACGAGTTTTTCAACAAAATAGGCGGAAAGCAGACATTCGCTGCGCCGCCTAAGAAAGACCTCAAGGGTTCCACGAGCGGACCTTGCCTGATAGGCAGCGCTCGAATGATGTGCGTTTTGAGGCCGACCAACCTGCGCCTAGTGGCGCAACTTGGAAGATTGCTCGTTTCCTCTCAATTGGGTCGTGTTAAACAAAACAGCCATCAATCCGGTTTGCCGCTATAGCGCCGCTTTCATTGCCAAGTACCGCGCGATATCAACCAGTACGCGCCTTTGCTCTTGGGAGATTCAATATGTACCTACAGCGCCTCGAATTAAAGAACACAGGCCCGATAGAGGAAGCCAATATCGAGTGCCGTTTCAATGAAGATCGCACTCCCAAGCCCATTATTTTTGTAGGGCAGAATGGTTCTGGAAAGAGCATTGCCACTGCTCACATCGTTAGCGCTTTGATTGCAGCACATGGAACTGTATTCGATGATTCTGACGTTGAGACTGGCAAAGTGTACAAGCTGCGAAGCCCGTCCTATGTACGAGCTGGCGCGGAATTCTCTGTTGGGGAAGTGTATTTCGATCATAATCTTTTTGTTTCCGAAGCTCAGTTTTTGAGGATGAAAAAAGATCACGCGATTCCCTATCCGGCCTACAGTAAATGGGGGGAGGTCGATGAGAATACAGCGTCGCACTATGATTCAAATTTCGTTAAGCAAAGCGCATATCTCAAAGACGCCTTGAGCAAGGCAACGCATTTGTTCTTTCCTCCAAATAGGTTTGAGGAACCAGCTTGGCTCAATGATCTAAATCTCCGTAACAAGGCAAGTTACGGATCTCTCAAGAAATTCGAAAACCTTTCAAATCGCCCGATAGTAAATTACGCACCAATGCGCGAACTACAAAGCTGGTTGCTTGATCTTGTGTACGATAGCTATGCAATAGAAAAAAAGAGCCAAATAATTCAGGTGCCCGGAGTTGGAGGGGCGCTGGTAAGGCCACAACTTGTTGAGGTGCGAAATGGTCGCGCGACAAGAATACTAGATTCCATTTCTACGTTTCTCACTACTCTATTTGATAAGCCGGGAACCGTTGAATGGAGCGTTGGTGCAAGGAATAATAGACAAATCGGCATCTCGATAAACAATAAGCATATCACCTCAAATCTTTTTCAGCTCTCAACAGGTCAAGCCGTTTTGCTCGATATGTTTTTGACGATTATTCGAGATTTTGACCTGAGCCGTGCGCCACTAAATGAGCTAGGTGATGTTGAAGGCTTAGTGGTGATCGATGAGATCGACCTTCACCTACATACAAATTTACAACACGACCTTTTGCCAAAACTGATAGGCCTCTTTCCAAAGGTGCAGTTTATTCTCACAACGCACTCCCCACTCTTCTTAATCGGCATGGGGAAAGCTTTTCCTATTAACGGGTTTCAAATTATCGAATTACCCAGCGGTCAAGAGATTGAAGTTGAGCGCTTCTCTGAGTTTGAAGTCGCTTACAAGCACATGCAAGAAAGCGCGCGTTTTCAAGAAGACGTTCGCAGCAAGGTCGAGGCTAGTCAGAAGCCGATGCTCTATGTCGAAGGTACAACTGACATAGATTATTTGAACAGGGCAGCAGAGTTACTGGAGAAAAAAGAAGTGCTAGACCAATTTGAGTTGGTCGACGCAGTGGGTATGCCCCACCTGAATATGATCTGGAAAACCTATAATTCGCATCTGAGCAACGTAATTCGGCAAAAGTGGATCCTTTTATATGACTGCGACGCGGACAAGCCGACAGACAATAATGGCAAGTTGTTTCGCCGAACCATTCCC
The sequence above is drawn from the Thioclava sp. GXIMD4216 genome and encodes:
- a CDS encoding AAA family ATPase, translated to MYLQRLELKNTGPIEEANIECRFNEDRTPKPIIFVGQNGSGKSIATAHIVSALIAAHGTVFDDSDVETGKVYKLRSPSYVRAGAEFSVGEVYFDHNLFVSEAQFLRMKKDHAIPYPAYSKWGEVDENTASHYDSNFVKQSAYLKDALSKATHLFFPPNRFEEPAWLNDLNLRNKASYGSLKKFENLSNRPIVNYAPMRELQSWLLDLVYDSYAIEKKSQIIQVPGVGGALVRPQLVEVRNGRATRILDSISTFLTTLFDKPGTVEWSVGARNNRQIGISINNKHITSNLFQLSTGQAVLLDMFLTIIRDFDLSRAPLNELGDVEGLVVIDEIDLHLHTNLQHDLLPKLIGLFPKVQFILTTHSPLFLIGMGKAFPINGFQIIELPSGQEIEVERFSEFEVAYKHMQESARFQEDVRSKVEASQKPMLYVEGTTDIDYLNRAAELLEKKEVLDQFELVDAVGMPHLNMIWKTYNSHLSNVIRQKWILLYDCDADKPTDNNGKLFRRTIPKQDSRITSGVENLFSNATMQLAIDHKAAFVDIIGEHVTSERGVPSTVPETWKINKDEKRNLCDWLCEHGNAEDFERFSEVFEILEDVLGFDEAVSAE
- a CDS encoding DUF4123 domain-containing protein — encoded protein: MDEDYWLGIGADPAFAGNSDAEQPYLRIEEIRDVEPLDSQFGTLPKKTVPDVLYEPFFGQSDPTEAEIEKFGSLDAVPQLKTYAILDAAKVPNLPEILEQSGLAYRCLFKGGAAEELKKSAPYLVDMSLGNRSGEEPAPGSPFHRNFFRKYWGKNVGILLRTTASMDEIWSHLRKFTRLQVEQDKRWVFFRYWDPQITPCYFDSIRDLPQKIVQWLYMRDDQRVALIAGDQPESQNAWLIRPCFENLVGVKAKGIPVLSDVELDGFERFRAYRYETRAMAFFRDQFPQKAAALTDDSLRQVVRIASQKAKAKGIASEKDQFKYLIAVAFLGCYFEDDSQYRTTLTSIGWFSENERAYAPYMAGLTEVVSAHVADIHKDLARPKRILLGFERIYSSPSDQLTYDHIRGILSNIWPTRCQRLGVEQVNAFISQAGGLAQHRFNLSGSDLVAYVVAAMYFGSNFGGDPLFPWASQAIAQPNVEKGRHQIGAVVFDIFANFWKEMK